From Anopheles coluzzii chromosome 3, AcolN3, whole genome shotgun sequence, the proteins below share one genomic window:
- the LOC120959619 gene encoding general transcription factor 3C polypeptide 3, producing MADSDVEYDASNVEIEELEVDEVDESDLSEFVEVQQHPAMMQTGSYNAPSTSSAGGNSSAQSESETDDENTHQREVLIKKLVAREITFSEYQARMQQDDDLDDEDAEVDQSHKKKTTFFQDYSNARRDVLRGNLQGSPRTEGKVTLRRQRRFLPAALQGLMGQANLCYARGDVRTAEDLCMEIIRQVPLAHEPFITLAQIHEMDDPEKYLQYSQIAAHLNPSDAEQWARVAEIFIERGDIDEALKCYTRSIRANPKNIDMRLKRARLMETRDEKQAFKYYYNMLPYIPKEQADFLISIAKRVAEKFHKETNVSAALDAMQQAYRTAKEKFNMEDINLLVELLIANGHYRRALDILAVHANVELHNYDMGAAEGTQLSPNFSIDIPDDIVLDLRTKLAVVLVHLKCEQCFDKAIDDILTHIDPENAGDCYLDVAEALMNEEHYHQALRLLVPLIKSKKFSLAAVWLRYADCSRCIENYDEAIVGYEKVISLAHHLDARLALAALLKKQGKYDEALQALEQDPDKEYLDPEVLHERCLLLHEVGRYQQFLAAGFMLLARHCYQIRKRQDIAVLSHVKYHECKDRTPGEGVPDFVTGNDLSVETEWELVLRLLTVADELRDYTYYMKLVFTLQTSKRFYNYRPELQQLALTACIYNRDPTFGLNIIRDQIRPLFNLKGDAFAAKINHPQLWNLFNLVIFISGDVRYHRYLARVFFRSVGIGVYPKVLIANYHLNCSTYKYALNEYNKIYLVTNDPLHAMMIAVTLTQIACQKFTNKKQSLIAQANVFMEKYLTGRPEELRHEAFYNLGRMYHQLGLLHLAVDYYKRVLSFDSAVVKENPQYLDLKAEAAFNLSFIYKRSGNYELARKYLYEYIQV from the exons ATGGCGGATAGTGATGTAGAATACGATGCTTCCAATGTGGAAATTGAGGAATTGGAGGTGGATGAAGTTGATGAATCGGATCTATCGGAGTTTGTCGAAGTGCAACAGCATCCGGCGATGATGCAAACCGGTTCGTATAATGCTCCCTCCACTTCATCTGCCGGTGGGAACTCTTCCGCccaatcggaatcggaaaccGACGACGAAAATACACACCAGCGCGAGGTTTTGATCAAGAAGCTTGTTGCACGGGAAATAACCTTCTCCGAGTATCAGGCGCGCATGCAGCAGGATGACGACCTGGATGACGAAGATGCCGAGGTTGATCAGAGTCATAAGAAAAAGACCACTTTTTTTCAGGACTACAGCAATGCACGGCGTGATGTTTTGAGAGGTAACTTGCAAGGGTCTCCAAGAACGGAGGgcaaggtgacattgcgtcgCCAGCGACGGTTTCTTCCAGCGGCCCTGCAAGGTTTAATGGGACAGGCAAACCTTTGCTATGCAAGGGGTGACGTGCGCACGGCGGAAGATCTGTGTATGGAAATTATCCGACAAGTTCCGTTGGCTCACGAACCATTCATAACGCTCGCACAGATACACGAGATGGACGATCCGGAAAAGTATCTGCAGTATTCGCAAATTGCGGCCCACTTGAACCCTTCCGATGCGGAGCAGTGGGCACGTGTGGCGGAAATATTTATCGAACGCGGCGATATTGACGAAGCGCTGAAATGCTACACGCGAAGCATAAGAGCCAATCCGAAAAATATCGACATGCGTCTAAAGCGAGCACGCCTCATGGAGACAAGAGACGAAAAACAAGCGTTCAAGTACTACTACAACATGCTGCCCTATATCCCAAAGGAACAGGCCGATTTTCTCATCAGTATCGCCAAACGGGTGGCAGAAAAATTCCACAAGGAAACCAACGTCAGTGCTGCGCTGGATGCAATGCAGCAGGCGTACAGAACGGCCAAGGAGAAGTTTAACATGGAGGACATAAATCTGCTGGTTGAATTGTTAATAGCCAACGGCCACTACCGTCGAGCGTTAGATATTCTAGCAGTACACGCTAACGTAGAACTCCACAACTACGATATGGGAGCTGCTGAGGGAACCCAGCTGAGTCCTAATTTTTCCATCGATATACCGGATGACATAGTGCTCGATCTGCGTACGAAGCTAGCAGTCGTGCTTGTGCATCTGAAGTGTGAACAGTGTTTCGATAAAGCCATAGACGACATTCTGACACATATCGATCCGGAGAACGCTGGTGATTGCTATCTGGATGTTGCTGAAGCGCTGATGAACGAAGAACACTATCACCAGGCTCTTCGGCTGCTGGTGCCATTGATTAAGAGTAAAAAGTTCTCGCTTGCTGCAGTCTGGTTGCGGTACGCCGATTGTTCGCGATGCATAGAAAACTACGATGAGGCTATTGTCGGATATGAGAAG GTGATTTCCCTTGCGCATCATCTAGACGCGCGGTTGGCGCTGGCCGCTTTGCTTAAAAAGCAAGGCAAATACGATGAAGCACTGCAAGCACTGGAACAAGACCCAGACAAAGAATATCTCGATCCCGAGGTACTGCATGAACGatgtctgctgctgcacgaAGTAGGCCGCTACCAACAGTTTCTAGCGGCCGGTTTTATGCTACTGGCGCGTCATTGCTATCAGATCCGGAAGCGTCAAGATATTGCGGTTCTATCGCACGTGAAATATCATGAGTGTAAAGATCGCACTCCTGGCGAGGGTGTGCCAGATTTCGTAACCGGGAACGATTTGTCGGTTGAGACTGAGTGGGAACTTGTGCTGCGCTTACTGACCGTGGCTGACGAGCTTCGCGACTATACCTACTACATGAAGCTGGTATTTACCTTGCAGACCTCGAAGCGTTTTTACAACTATCGACCGGAACTACAGCAGCTTGCATTGACGGCGTGCATTTACAATCGCGATCCCACCTTCGGGTTAAACATTATTCGTGACCAAATTCGTCCGTTGTTCAACTTGAAAGGCGATGCATTCGCAGCAAAGATCAACCATCCGCAGCTTTGGAATTTGTTCAATTTAGTCATCTTTATCAGTGGCGACGTACGGTACCATCGCTATTTGGCAAGGGTTTTCTTTCGCTCAGTGGGCATCGGCGTCTATCCGAAGGTGCTGATAGCAAACTATCATCTCAACTGCTCTACCTACAAGTATGCCTTAAATGAGTACAACAAAATATACCTCGTTACTAACGATCCACTGCACGCGATGATGATCGCCGTTACGTTGACACAGATCGCGTGTCAAAAGTTCACCAACAAGAAGCAATCGTTGATCGCACAGGCAAACGTGTTTATGGAAAAGTATCTCACCGGCCGACCGGAAGAATTACGCCACGAAGCCTTTTACAACTTGGGCCGTATGTATCACCAGTTGGGATTGCTGCATCTAGCGGTCGATTACTATAAACGGGTACTGAGCTTTGACAGTGCAGTTGTAAAGGAAAATCCGCAGTATTTAGATTTAAAGGCCGAGGCAGCGTTCAATTTGAGCTTCATCTACAAGCGAAGTGGAAATTATGAGCTAGCTCGTAAATATCTATATGAATACATACAAGTGTAA
- the LOC120958843 gene encoding serine palmitoyltransferase 1, whose amino-acid sequence MVNTPYIINEIYDILQKSSPFELTLEALLALGVIWIVFYKRTTKKMPMSEEEILARWTPEPLVAEVPQDHPALKTKIVEGPVGKMVNVNGKECINMATHNYLGLAEDEDIKQAAIKSLRKYGVGSCGPRGFYGTVDVHLELEERLAKFMNVEEAVVYSYAFSTIASAIPAYSKRGDLIFVDECVNFAIQKGLDASRSKIFYYKHNDMDDLERLLQKQQIEDKRNPAKAKKTRRFLVAEAIYMNTGEVCPLPRLVELRARYKLRFFLDESISFGVLGDSGRGLIEHCNVDKTEVDLVSAGLEWSAATIGGFCAGSSFIVEHQRLSGLGYCFSASLPPLLAQAAISALDRFESNPRIFVELRERCRMVSNKLSQLKHFQSRGDPLSPVKHLYLKHKHESWAHEKMLLDEISTECIDNGLAVIAAEYLETMEKHCPRPSIRLTVNRLLTEKEIDDAFRILEHVSEKVFASAG is encoded by the exons ATGGTTAACACACCGTACATAATCAATGAAATTTACGACATTCTTCAGAAG tCCTCGCCGTTCGAATTGACATTGGAGGCCTTGCTGGCATTGGGAGTAATATGGATAGTGTTTTACAAACGCACGACAAAGAAGATGCCCATGTCCGAAGAGGAAATTCTTGCACGGTGGACACCGGAACCACTCGTGGCAGAGGTACCACAGGACCATCCAGCGCTGAAAACAAAGATTGTCGAGGGACCAGTCGGTAAAATGGTGAATGTAAATGGCAAAGAGTGCATCAACATGGCCACACACAACTATCTCGGGCTGGCAGAGGACGAAGACATTAAGCAAGCGGCGATAAAGAGCTTGCGAAAGTACGGTGTCGGTTCTTGCGGACCGCGCGGATTCTACGGTACAGTCGATGTGCATCTCGAGCTCGAAGAACGGTTGGCGAAATTTATGAACGTGGAGGAAGCTGTAGTGTATTCGTACGCGTTTTCCACTATAGCTAGCGCAATACCGGCCTATTCGAAGAGGGGAGATTTGATTTTCGT tgACGAGTGTGTTAATTTTGCTATTCAAAAAGGATTGGACGCTTCACGAAGCAAGATTTTTTACTACAAACACAACGATATGGACGATTTGGAGCGATTGCTTCAAAAGCAACAGATTGAAGACAAGCGTAATCCGGCAAAAGCTAAAAAGACGCGACGTTTTCTGGTAGCCGAAGCCATCTATATGAACACGGGTGAGGTTTGCCCCCTGCCTCGGTTGGTGGAATTACGTGCTCGTTACAAACTACGCTTTTTCTTGGATGAAAGCATATCTTTCGGTGTGTTGGGAGATAGTGGACGTGGGTTGATTGAGCACTGCAATGTCGAT AAAACGGAGGTTGATTTGGTGTCGGCTGGGCTGGAATGGTCAGCCGCAACGATCGGTGGCTTTTGTGCTGGTTCCTCGTTCATCGTGGAGCATCAGCGGCTCTCCGGATTAGGGTATTGTTTCTCTGCCTCACTACCACCCTTGCTTGCACAGGCTGCCATCAGTGCGCTGGATCGATTCGAAAGCAACCCACGAATATTCGTCGAACTAAGAGAACGCTGTCGAATGGTTTCAAA CAAACTTTCTCAACTGAAACACTTCCAATCAAGAGGTGATCCACTATCTCCAGTGAAGCATTTATAtctaaaacacaaacatgaaAGCTGGGCGCATGAAAAGATGCTTCTGGACGAGATTTCTACTGAG TGCATCGACAACGGTTTAGCGGTGATAGCGGCAGAGTATTTGGAAACCATGGAAAAGCATTGTCCAAGGCCAAGTATTCGATTAACGGTTAATCGTTTGCTAACGGAAAAGGAAATAGACGATGCTTTCCGAATTTTAGAACATGTTTCGGAGAAAGTTTTTGCAAGTGCGGGTTAA